Proteins encoded within one genomic window of Humulus lupulus chromosome 1, drHumLupu1.1, whole genome shotgun sequence:
- the LOC133796495 gene encoding alpha-L-fucosidase 2, producing the protein MEDSEWVLVRPPAEKDLWQPSSVKEDDSKPLKLTFTEPAKHWTDAIPIGNGRLGAMVWGGVASDTLQLNDDTLWTGIPGNYTNPKAPEALAEVRKLVDNGEYVEATKEAVKLSGDPSDVYQLLGDIKLEFDPSHIDYAKETYSRELDLDTATVRIKYSVGDVEFTREHFASNPDQVVVTKISASKSSSLSFTVFLDSKMHHHSQVKGTTQILMEGSCPGSRIRPKVNVNEDPKGIQFSAVLNLHISGSSGVIRVLDDKKLVIENSDSAVLLLLAASSFDGPFTKPVDSKKDPTSNTLKALNAIKELSYPDLLAHHLSDYQNLFHRVSLELSGSSKSISRSNEVSVSTAERVKSFKTDEDPSFVELLFQYGRYLLISCSRPGTQAANLQGIWNKDVEPAWDGAPHLNINLQMNYWPSLSCNLKECQEPLFDYISSLSETGSKTAKVNYEASGWVAHQVSDIWAKTSPDRGEAVWALWPMGGAWLCTHLWEHFSYTMDKDFLKNKAYPLLEGCTSFLLDWLIEGRGGYLETNPSTSPEHMFLSPEGKQASVSYSATMDIAIIKEVFSAFISAAEILGSSQDALVTKVQAAQSKLPPTKIARDGSIMEWAKDFEDPDPHHRHVSHLFGLFPGHTITVEKTPDLCRAADYTLFKRGEDGPGWSTTWKASLWARLHNSEHAYRMIKHLVNLVDPDHEADYEGGLYSNLFTAHPPFQIDANFGFSTAIAEMLVQSTTRDLYLLPALPRDKWANGCVKGLKARGGLTVNICWKEGDLHEVGLWSKDQNSIQRLHYRGTTVITKISAGRVYTFNRQLKCVKTYSL; encoded by the exons ATGGAGGATAGTGAGTGGGTTCTGGTTCGGCCACCGGCGGAGAAGGACCTGTGGCAGCCGAGTTCGGTGAAGGAGGATGATTCCAAGCCTTTGAAGCTTACGTTTACTGAGCCTGCTAAACACTGGACCGATGCGATCCCCATCGGAAATGGCCGCCTTGGAGCCATGGTTTGGGGTGGGGTCGCCTCTGACACTCTCCAGCTCAATG ACGACACACTATGGACTGGAATTCCTGGAAATTATACGAACCCCAAAGCTCCCGAGGCACTAGCAGAGGTAAGGAAACTTGTCGACAATGGTGAATATGTCGAAGCTACAAAAGAAGCAGTCAAGCTGTCAGGAGATCCTTCTGAT GTTTATCAACTACTGGGAGACATTAAGCTAGAATTTGATCCTTCTCATATTGATTACGCCAAGGAAACATACAGCAGAGAGCTGGACTTAGACACTGCAACAGTAAGAATAAAATATTCTGTTGGTGATGTAGAATTTACTAGGGAACATTTTGCGTCAAATCCTGATCAAGTGGTTGTAACAAAGATTTCAGCGAGTAAATCGAGTTCTCTTTCATTTACAGTATTTTTAGACAGCAAGATGCATCACCATTCCCAAGTAAAAGGGACAACTCAAATTTTAATGGAAGGGAGCTGTCCTGGTAGCAGGATTCGACCAAAGGTGAATGTGAATGAAGATCCAAAGGGAATTCAGTTTTCTGCAGTTCTTAATTTGCACATTAGTGGCAGCAGTGGGGTCATCCGTGTTTTGGATGACAAGAAGTTAGTGATTGAAAATTCAGATTCTGCTGTCTTGCTTCTGTTGGCTGCATCTTCATTTGATGGACCATTTACAAAGCCTGTTGATTCTAAGAAAGATCCAACTTCTAACACCCTGAAAGCTTTAAATGCTATAAAGGAGTTGTCATATCCTGATCTTTTGGCTCATCATTTGAGTGACTATCAGAATTTGTTCCATCGCGTCTCATTGGAGCTTTCAGGAAGTTCCAAGAGCATCTCAAGAAGCAATGAAGTTTCTGTCTCAACTGCAGAGAGGGTTAAATCTTTCAAAACTGATGAAGATCCTTCCTTTGTGGAGCTTTTGTTCCAGTATGGTCGTTATCTGCTTATATCTTGTTCACGACCAGGAACTCAGGCGGCAAACCTGCAGGGTATTTGGAACAAGGATGTTGAGCCTGCATGGGA TGGTGCTCCTCATCTGAACATCAACCTTCAAATGAACTATTGGCCTTCCCTTTCTTGCAATCTCAAAGAATGCCAGGAGCCGCTATTTGATTACATATCATCATTATCAGAAACTGGGAGTAAAACTGCCAAA GTGAACTATGAAGCCAGTGGCTGGGTTGCTCATCAAGTGTCTGACATATGGGCAAAAACATCACCAGATCGGGGTGAAGCTGTGTGGGCTTTATGGCCGATGGGAGGAGCTTGGCTCTGCACCCATCTATGGGAGCATTTTAGTTACACAATGGACAAA GATTTCCTAAAAAATAAGGCATATCCTTTGTTGGAAGGATGTACTTCATTTCTGTTGGATTGGTTGATTGAAGGCCGTGGAGGATATCTAGAAACCAATCCATCAACTTCTCCAGAGCACATGTTTCTTTCTCCAGAGGGAAAGCAGGCCAGCGTGAGCTACTCAGCAACCATGGACATTGCTATTATTAAAGAAGTTTTCTCTGCATTTATCTCTGCTGCTGAG ATTTTGGGAAGTAGTCAGGATGCTCTTGTTACAAAAGTTCAAGCAGCTCAATCCAAGCTTCCGCCAACAAAAATTGCTAGAGACGGTTCCATTATGGAATGG GCAAAAGATTTTGAGGATCCAGATCCACATCATCGACATGTATCACATCTTTTTGGTCTGTTTCCAGGGCACACAATAACTGTTGAGAAAACTCCAGACCTCTGTAGAGCTGCAGACTACACTCTCTTTAAAAGAG GAGAGGATGGTCCTGGATGGTCAACAACATGGAAAGCTTCATTGTGGGCTCGTCTTCACAACAGCGAGCACGCCTATCGTATGATCAAACATCTAGTTAATTTGGTAGATCCAGATCACGAAGCTGATTATGAGGGAGGACTTTATAGCAACTTGTTTACCGCACACCCTCCCTTCCAAATTGATGCCAACTTCGG ATTTTCAACAGCAATTGCAGAAATGCTTGTCCAAAGTACTACTAGGGACCTTTATTTACTTCCTGCTCTGCCACGTGATAAGTGGGCAAATGGTTGTGTAAAAGGACTCAAGGCACGTGGTGGGTTGACTGTTAACATCTGCTGGAAAGAAGGCGATCTTCATGAAGTTGGTCTTTGGTCAAAGGACCAGAATTCTATCCAAAGATTGCACTATAGAGGGACTACAGTCATCACAAAGATATCAGCTGGCAGGGTCTACACTTTCAATAGGCAACTAAAATGTGTCAAAACTTACTCTCTTTGA